A genomic segment from Paenibacillus sp. FSL K6-1096 encodes:
- the cysK gene encoding cysteine synthase A — translation MTKQVVDNITELIGGTPVVRLNRVTGPEDAELYVKLEMFNPSGSVKDRAAYNLIRQAELDGRLQPGGTIIEPTSGNTGIGLAMNAAAKGYQAILVMPDNMTKERINLLKAYGAEVVLTPAEQRMPGAIAKAVELGQNIPGSFIPQQFENPANPDIHRLTTAPEILEQMEGRLDVFVATAGTGGTITGTGEALREQLPELRVVVVEPQGSPVLSGGQPGPHKLVGTSPGFVPAILNTSVYDEIVQVADDDALEMVRVLTREEGLLIGPSGGAAVWTALREARRLGRGKRVLCIAPDTGERYLSMGIFD, via the coding sequence ATGACGAAGCAGGTAGTGGACAATATTACGGAGCTGATCGGCGGCACGCCGGTGGTCCGCTTGAACCGGGTGACCGGGCCGGAGGATGCGGAGCTGTATGTGAAGCTGGAGATGTTCAATCCCAGCGGCAGCGTCAAGGACCGGGCAGCCTATAATCTGATCCGGCAGGCGGAGCTGGACGGACGGCTGCAGCCGGGCGGGACGATCATCGAGCCGACGAGCGGCAACACCGGGATCGGATTGGCAATGAATGCCGCTGCCAAAGGGTATCAGGCCATCCTGGTTATGCCGGATAATATGACGAAGGAGCGGATCAATCTGCTGAAGGCCTACGGGGCGGAGGTGGTGCTGACTCCGGCGGAGCAGCGGATGCCCGGTGCGATTGCCAAGGCGGTGGAGCTGGGACAGAACATTCCCGGCAGCTTCATCCCGCAGCAGTTCGAGAATCCGGCGAACCCCGACATCCACCGGCTCACTACCGCTCCTGAGATTCTGGAGCAGATGGAGGGCAGGCTGGATGTCTTCGTGGCCACAGCCGGAACTGGCGGCACGATCACCGGAACCGGGGAAGCGCTGCGTGAGCAGCTCCCGGAGCTGCGGGTGGTGGTCGTGGAGCCGCAGGGCTCACCGGTGCTGTCCGGCGGCCAGCCGGGACCGCATAAGCTGGTGGGGACCAGCCCCGGCTTCGTACCGGCCATTCTGAATACTTCTGTCTACGATGAGATTGTTCAGGTGGCGGACGATGATGCACTGGAGATGGTGAGAGTACTTACAAGAGAAGAGGGACTTCTGATCGGACCCTCCGGCGGGGCCGCCGTGTGGACGGCACTCCGGGAAGCCCGGCGTCTGGGCCGGGGCAAGCGGGTACTCTGTATAGCACCTGATACGGGGGAGCGGTATTTGAGTATGGGGATTTTTGACTAA
- a CDS encoding VanZ family protein produces the protein MNPKQQRRMMYGVQVLFIVYLYILVKIILFKFGTIDPVFLWHQLQQGPHNLISSLHTGNLIPLATLSDTYDHPTPHNLLNLTGNIALFIPYGLFLVLLSPHGKSSGSFTGVLLWSFALSAALEGSQALFYIGTFDVDDLLLNTIGGLLGYLLLRPVMQLCPSRSTEEKCNAHTQYQGP, from the coding sequence ATGAATCCGAAGCAGCAGCGGAGAATGATGTACGGTGTGCAGGTACTGTTTATCGTATACCTTTATATCTTAGTCAAAATCATTTTGTTCAAATTCGGCACGATTGATCCGGTCTTCCTCTGGCACCAGTTGCAGCAGGGCCCGCACAATCTGATCAGCAGCCTGCATACGGGGAACCTGATCCCCTTGGCCACACTGTCCGATACGTATGATCATCCCACCCCGCACAATCTGTTGAACCTGACAGGGAATATCGCGTTGTTCATCCCTTATGGCCTGTTTCTGGTCTTGCTGTCTCCCCATGGCAAAAGCAGCGGCTCCTTCACCGGAGTGCTGCTATGGTCTTTCGCTTTAAGCGCCGCGCTGGAAGGCTCGCAGGCACTTTTCTATATCGGAACCTTCGATGTTGACGATCTTCTGCTGAACACAATAGGCGGGCTGCTCGGATATCTGCTGCTGCGTCCGGTCATGCAGCTCTGTCCATCAAGGTCTACAGAGGAGAAATGTAACGCCCATACTCAATATCAAGGGCCTTGA
- a CDS encoding M15 family metallopeptidase gives MKKWLLVLVIVGLIGYEWLERTREETSLQIESGQLMTNEGTKNLTIIPKGQIYQGNLLLVNKDYPVHESGVSKDIVTLADHDELIRGYALMDNKTMLSKAVAEKFVEMVQVASGAGANSFLISSGYRSNEKQQQLYEEKGSDYALPPGYSEHNLGLSLDIGSSQMAMSHAPEGKWLREHAWDYGFILRYPEDKTAITGIQYEPWHFRYVGLPHSIIMRDKNFTLEEYLEFLKEQQAITVTVNGTEYHISYIEVNGNTPVPTPKEKHVEFSGDNKSGVIMTSYSKEGGEAE, from the coding sequence ATGAAGAAGTGGTTATTGGTGTTAGTCATTGTTGGACTGATCGGATATGAGTGGCTGGAACGGACTCGTGAGGAGACTTCGTTGCAGATTGAGAGCGGACAGCTGATGACGAATGAAGGGACAAAGAATCTTACCATTATCCCCAAGGGCCAGATCTATCAAGGCAACCTGCTGCTGGTCAACAAGGATTACCCGGTGCATGAATCAGGAGTCAGCAAGGATATTGTTACACTGGCAGATCACGATGAGCTGATTCGCGGGTACGCGCTGATGGACAACAAGACGATGCTCTCCAAGGCTGTGGCGGAGAAGTTTGTGGAGATGGTTCAGGTCGCCTCCGGGGCAGGGGCTAATAGCTTCCTGATCAGCAGCGGCTACCGCAGCAATGAGAAGCAACAGCAGCTCTATGAGGAAAAAGGCAGCGACTACGCCCTTCCGCCCGGCTACAGTGAGCATAATCTCGGCCTGTCGCTGGACATTGGCTCCTCCCAGATGGCGATGAGCCACGCTCCCGAAGGAAAGTGGCTGCGGGAGCATGCCTGGGATTATGGCTTCATTCTCCGCTATCCCGAGGATAAAACCGCGATTACCGGCATCCAGTATGAACCCTGGCATTTCCGCTATGTCGGCCTGCCGCACAGCATTATTATGCGGGATAAGAATTTCACACTGGAAGAATACCTGGAGTTCCTTAAGGAGCAGCAGGCAATAACTGTGACCGTGAACGGGACCGAGTATCATATCTCTTATATTGAAGTGAACGGCAACACCCCGGTGCCTACCCCTAAGGAAAAGCATGTGGAGTTCTCCGGCGACAATAAATCAGGCGTTATTATGACGTCATATTCTAAGGAAGGCGGTGAGGCGGAATGA
- a CDS encoding HAMP domain-containing sensor histidine kinase, producing the protein MANLFRSFRFKMIFLLLMSMLLSGTVTYILYKSLQLYYTSQVRYEDNLTRLRYLIRDFGDLNFFLIFFIPLAVLFFFLLTKPYARYFKEISHHIRLLANGDFKSRIDLHSNDEFEDIAADLNLAKEKLQEAVERGDFAENSKDKLVLNLAHDLRTPLTSVLGYLDLVLKDSQLTAEQVRHYTMIAYTKSQRLEKLIDELFEITRVNYGLLTVEKLPLDLSELLVQLNEELYPVLENNGLTARLEIVPQLKLPGDGELLARVFENLLTNAVRYGKEGRYVDIRCQPDGDQAVVQIINYGDRIPEEDLPFLFDMFFTGDRARTHQEGSTGLGLFIAKNIVEQHQGTISVQSDVIRTLFEVRLPGLIKQHS; encoded by the coding sequence ATGGCTAACCTGTTCCGCAGCTTCCGCTTCAAGATGATCTTCCTGCTGCTGATGAGTATGCTGCTCTCCGGCACAGTGACCTATATTCTCTATAAAAGCCTGCAGCTCTATTACACCTCTCAGGTCAGGTATGAGGACAATTTAACCCGCTTGCGGTATTTGATCAGGGACTTCGGCGATCTCAACTTCTTCCTGATCTTCTTCATTCCGCTGGCGGTGCTGTTCTTCTTCCTGCTCACCAAGCCGTATGCGCGGTATTTCAAGGAAATCTCGCACCATATCCGCCTGCTGGCGAACGGGGACTTTAAGAGCCGCATCGACCTCCACTCCAATGACGAATTCGAGGATATTGCCGCCGATCTCAATCTCGCTAAGGAGAAGCTGCAGGAGGCGGTGGAACGCGGGGATTTCGCCGAGAACAGCAAGGATAAGCTGGTGCTGAACCTGGCCCATGATCTGCGGACGCCGCTCACCTCGGTCCTCGGTTATCTGGATCTGGTGCTGAAGGATAGTCAGCTCACCGCCGAACAGGTCAGGCACTACACCATGATTGCTTACACGAAGTCGCAGCGGCTGGAGAAGCTGATCGATGAGCTGTTTGAGATTACCCGGGTGAATTACGGGCTGCTCACCGTGGAGAAGCTTCCTCTCGACCTGAGCGAGCTGCTGGTTCAGCTGAACGAGGAGCTGTATCCGGTGCTGGAGAACAACGGGCTGACCGCCCGGCTGGAGATTGTTCCGCAGCTGAAGCTCCCCGGAGACGGTGAACTGCTGGCCCGGGTGTTCGAGAACCTGCTGACCAATGCGGTACGCTACGGCAAAGAAGGCAGATATGTCGATATCCGCTGCCAGCCGGACGGGGATCAGGCGGTGGTCCAGATTATTAACTACGGAGACCGGATTCCTGAGGAGGATCTCCCGTTCCTGTTCGATATGTTCTTTACCGGCGACCGGGCGCGGACCCATCAGGAGGGCAGTACCGGACTCGGCCTGTTCATTGCCAAAAATATCGTCGAACAGCATCAGGGGACAATCTCCGTACAGAGTGATGTGATCCGCACTCTCTTCGAGGTCCGTCTGCCGGGTCTGATCAAGCAGCATAGCTAG
- a CDS encoding response regulator transcription factor — MKRITILVADDDAEIADLIGLHLEKEGYYPVKVTNGPAAVQEIQSRHIDLAILDIMMPGLDGYEVTRQIRERHGLPIIFLSAKTSDLDKITGLVIGADDYMTKPFNPMELVARVNAQLRRSMRLNQPVAEQKAVVEAGGLTIDPDRRSVTLYGNPIELTPKEFDILYLLASYPKKVFSAEQLFQNIWGEAYYEGGNTVMVHIRTLRKKLGDEQSKNSWIKTIWGVGYTFNG; from the coding sequence ATGAAGCGAATTACGATTCTGGTCGCCGATGACGACGCCGAGATTGCCGATCTGATCGGACTGCATCTGGAGAAGGAGGGCTATTATCCCGTCAAGGTCACGAACGGACCGGCGGCGGTGCAGGAGATCCAGTCCAGGCATATTGACCTGGCGATTCTGGATATTATGATGCCCGGCCTGGACGGGTATGAGGTGACCCGGCAGATCCGGGAGCGGCATGGGCTGCCGATTATTTTCTTAAGCGCTAAGACCTCGGATCTGGATAAAATCACCGGACTGGTCATCGGGGCCGACGATTATATGACCAAGCCGTTCAATCCGATGGAGCTGGTGGCAAGAGTAAATGCCCAGCTCCGGCGTTCCATGCGGCTGAATCAGCCGGTGGCCGAGCAGAAGGCGGTCGTGGAGGCCGGAGGACTGACCATTGACCCGGACCGCCGTTCTGTCACGCTGTACGGGAACCCCATTGAGCTGACGCCGAAGGAGTTCGACATCCTCTACCTGCTGGCCAGCTACCCGAAGAAGGTATTCAGTGCAGAGCAGCTGTTCCAGAACATCTGGGGTGAGGCTTATTATGAAGGCGGGAATACCGTGATGGTGCATATCCGCACCCTGCGCAAGAAGCTTGGCGACGAGCAGAGCAAGAATTCATGGATCAAGACGATCTGGGGGGTAGGGTATACATTCAATGGCTAA
- a CDS encoding histidine kinase yields MLILLIPTVMVGIWEWVRHQLLMPYLSMDAGNYLTPVLVFLSSIVLLLPLFRLMERNQRELEQKRAATSAMEAREALAKELHDGMAQSLFLLSVRIDRLEQSRTEGSVSAEHVDQIKKTVHEVNRYVRQAIASLKVPVSGDADFSLERSIQEQLAGLAGEVMIEVSLDWRLDGQALTPAEQAELLSCIREAMINVRKHTRAGKVAVSGQGNEQSWRVTVTDDGAGIQHEDPFAVSGSYGLQIMRERSRSMGWQLHVQSDAAGTTVEIAKGGALDGTLPGADRR; encoded by the coding sequence GTGCTGATCCTGCTGATTCCCACCGTGATGGTCGGCATCTGGGAGTGGGTGCGGCATCAGCTCCTGATGCCCTACCTCTCGATGGACGCGGGCAATTACCTGACCCCTGTACTGGTGTTCCTGTCCAGTATTGTTCTGCTGCTGCCGCTCTTCCGCCTCATGGAGCGGAATCAGCGGGAGCTGGAGCAGAAGCGGGCGGCCACAAGTGCCATGGAAGCACGGGAGGCGCTGGCCAAGGAGCTGCATGACGGGATGGCCCAGTCCCTGTTCCTGCTGTCCGTGCGGATCGACCGCCTGGAGCAGAGCCGCACGGAAGGAAGCGTCAGCGCAGAGCATGTGGACCAGATCAAAAAGACCGTTCACGAGGTCAACCGTTATGTCCGCCAGGCGATTGCCAGCCTGAAGGTGCCGGTTAGCGGCGATGCTGACTTCTCGCTGGAGCGCTCGATCCAGGAGCAGCTTGCCGGGCTGGCCGGTGAGGTCATGATTGAGGTGTCGCTGGACTGGCGGCTGGACGGGCAGGCGTTAACCCCAGCGGAGCAGGCCGAGCTGCTGTCCTGCATCCGCGAAGCGATGATTAACGTGCGCAAGCATACACGGGCAGGCAAGGTAGCTGTATCTGGTCAGGGCAATGAGCAGAGCTGGCGTGTAACTGTTACCGATGACGGTGCCGGGATTCAGCATGAGGATCCTTTTGCGGTGAGCGGCAGCTATGGCCTGCAGATTATGCGGGAGCGGTCCCGCAGCATGGGCTGGCAGCTTCATGTCCAGTCAGATGCCGCCGGAACAACGGTAGAAATTGCAAAAGGGGGTGCGCTGGATGGAACGCTGCCGGGTGCTGATCGTCGATGA
- a CDS encoding response regulator transcription factor, whose product MERCRVLIVDDHAHAREAMSEILALDERFEVIGAVASGAEAIVWTGQWMPDLILIDIEMPGMDGLETTRRIKLEYPYVRIVIVTVSDEISHLFEALKQGAQGYLLKNLAPSTWIEYLQAIVSEEVPLSRELAFQILKEFAVPSVKEEREALTAREKEILGCVSSGSTNKEIAATLGISEHTVKNHLKNILQKLQLQNRTQLTRYAFEQGLASRRERDFPGKR is encoded by the coding sequence ATGGAACGCTGCCGGGTGCTGATCGTCGATGACCATGCCCATGCCCGCGAGGCCATGAGCGAGATTCTGGCACTGGACGAACGCTTCGAGGTCATCGGCGCAGTGGCGAGCGGAGCGGAGGCGATCGTCTGGACCGGGCAATGGATGCCCGACCTGATCCTGATCGATATCGAGATGCCGGGCATGGACGGCCTGGAGACGACGCGGCGCATTAAGCTGGAATATCCGTATGTGAGAATTGTCATCGTGACCGTATCGGATGAGATCTCACACCTGTTCGAAGCGCTGAAGCAGGGAGCGCAGGGGTATCTCCTGAAGAACCTGGCCCCCTCCACCTGGATTGAATACTTGCAGGCAATTGTCAGTGAGGAGGTGCCGCTGAGCCGGGAGCTGGCCTTCCAGATTCTGAAGGAGTTCGCCGTCCCTTCCGTCAAGGAGGAGCGCGAGGCATTAACGGCGCGGGAGAAGGAAATACTGGGCTGTGTATCCTCCGGGTCGACGAATAAAGAAATTGCCGCCACCCTCGGTATATCCGAGCATACGGTGAAGAACCATCTGAAGAATATCCTGCAGAAGCTGCAGCTCCAGAACCGCACCCAGCTCACCCGCTACGCGTTCGAGCAGGGGCTGGCTTCGCGGCGGGAACGGGATTTTCCGGGGAAGAGATAG
- a CDS encoding DUF1775 domain-containing protein: MSRLFRKIAALTAPAAAALMLFAAAASAHVTVSPAESGTGAWETYTLKVPSEKDIATVQVDLRIPAGAEFKQYEATPGWEVTVEGNKVSWIAKDGGIAAGQFQRFYFTAKNPDTAGDIAWDAYQHYADGSLVQWSGEPGTDSPHSITSIVEASGSSGGHSHGASGTSASGTMTMDEHQAIVAEENSKASVSPLLYITLGISLVSFLLSAVALLRGRKE, translated from the coding sequence ATGAGCAGATTATTCCGCAAAATCGCAGCATTGACCGCACCAGCCGCCGCAGCCTTGATGCTGTTCGCCGCCGCGGCGAGTGCGCATGTAACGGTAAGTCCCGCAGAGTCCGGTACAGGGGCTTGGGAGACCTATACACTGAAGGTTCCGTCAGAGAAGGACATCGCCACCGTGCAGGTGGATCTGCGGATTCCGGCTGGCGCGGAATTCAAGCAATACGAGGCCACGCCCGGCTGGGAGGTAACCGTTGAAGGGAATAAGGTGAGCTGGATTGCGAAGGACGGGGGCATTGCCGCCGGTCAGTTCCAGCGCTTCTACTTCACGGCGAAGAACCCGGATACCGCCGGCGATATCGCCTGGGATGCCTACCAGCATTATGCCGACGGCAGCCTGGTGCAATGGTCCGGCGAACCCGGCACCGACTCGCCGCACTCCATCACCTCCATCGTGGAGGCTTCCGGCAGCAGCGGCGGCCACAGCCACGGCGCCTCCGGCACCTCCGCCAGCGGCACCATGACCATGGACGAGCACCAGGCTATTGTGGCTGAGGAGAACAGCAAAGCCAGCGTCTCGCCGCTGCTCTATATCACCCTGGGCATCTCGCTCGTCTCCTTCCTGCTGTCCGCAGTGGCTCTGCTGCGGGGCCGGAAGGAGTAG
- a CDS encoding bacteriocin immunity protein: MSLSRQELIALVTKIVNAEGTEEELDQWLETVIRQVPHPQVSDLIYWHEPELTPDEIVDAALSYQPIILPPPSEN; this comes from the coding sequence ATGTCCCTATCCCGACAAGAGCTAATCGCACTCGTAACCAAAATTGTAAACGCTGAAGGAACGGAGGAGGAGCTGGATCAATGGCTGGAGACGGTGATAAGACAGGTGCCGCATCCGCAGGTCAGTGACCTGATTTATTGGCATGAGCCGGAGCTGACGCCGGACGAGATTGTGGATGCTGCGCTTAGTTATCAGCCAATTATACTTCCGCCTCCCTCAGAGAATTAA
- a CDS encoding X2-like carbohydrate binding domain-containing protein, producing the protein MIGKRIRRMGVLALTAVMSGSLLTAAPAVTDAAASEEYSWNSVATGAGGGFVPGIIFNQTEPNLIYARTDIGGAYRWNETTGSWIPLTDSVGWVDWNKNGVDALATDPVDPDKVYMATGTYTNSWDGNGQIMRSNDRGNTWQSSPLPFKVGGNMPGRSAGERLVIDPNKNSILFFGARSGNGLWKSTDSGVTWTKVTSFTNVGTYIQDPGNEYQSDIVGLSWITFDKSTGSAGQATQTIYVGVADTAKSVFRSTDGGATWSALPGQPVGLLPHHGELSATGDLYITYSDGVGPYDGRKGEVWKYNTTSGIWKNISPTTGSDNFYGFGGLALDAQHPNTLMVASFNAWWPDEVIFRSKDGGETWSRIWDWGFYPERNYKFEMDITAAPWLNLGLTSSSLDPAPKLGWMMGDLEIDPFNSDRMMYGTGATIYGTNNLGDWDTGGKVKISVMAKGVEETAVLGLISPPAGAHLITALGDVSGFRYEDVTAVPVNYQTSPIWASTSSIDYAELDPAYVVRVGGADKEKYPNSKSVGISNDNGKNWYMPNAEPVKGGSTTTGKGQIAVSANGNALLWSTSDIGVFYSKTGGNSWTASSGVPAGAKIASDRVNPNKFYGFYEGKLYLSTDGGATFAATAATGLPANNVNGLQPDQAQVSLKAMPGIEGDIWFAGGHPLDKYGIWHSTNSGASFTKLVNVEEADLIGFGKAAPGESYMALYTVAQIDGVRGVFRSDDAGASWVRINDDAHQYARINMAITGDPRIYGRVYLGSNGRGTLYADPVNPPAAGSVITPVTASFDKKTENQNDIDVTLTLNGNTLDSITNGAAALTAGTDYTVSGSTVTIHKAYLAAQPVGTTALSFHFSAGAAKTLTITIADTTNAATDSDITPVTAGFDKKAANQSDIEVTLTLNGNTLDSITNRATVLTAGTDYTVSGSTVTIHKAYLAAQPVGTTTLSFQFSAGAAKTLAVTIADTTAPTGGGLKVQMYNNTTAAASNALSPRIKLVNTGTAAVSLADVKLKYYYTSDGEQAQNFFCDWSQIGSANVTGTFVKLPAAVTGADHYLELGFTAAAGSLAPGASIDIQLRASKVDWTNYNQADDYSFNPTGTAYADWAKLPAYISGSLVWGNEPL; encoded by the coding sequence ATGATTGGCAAGCGTATCCGAAGAATGGGAGTACTTGCACTAACGGCTGTGATGTCTGGCTCTTTGTTGACCGCCGCTCCCGCTGTAACCGATGCCGCAGCCAGCGAGGAGTATAGCTGGAACAGTGTCGCTACCGGTGCGGGGGGCGGGTTTGTGCCGGGGATTATTTTCAACCAGACGGAACCGAATCTGATCTATGCGCGGACGGATATTGGCGGGGCTTACCGCTGGAATGAGACGACGGGGAGCTGGATTCCGCTGACGGACAGTGTCGGCTGGGTGGATTGGAACAAGAATGGTGTCGATGCGCTGGCTACCGATCCGGTTGATCCTGACAAGGTGTATATGGCGACCGGAACCTACACGAATTCCTGGGACGGGAACGGGCAGATCATGCGCTCTAACGACCGGGGGAATACCTGGCAGTCCTCGCCGCTTCCCTTCAAGGTTGGGGGCAATATGCCGGGACGTTCGGCCGGAGAACGGCTGGTCATCGATCCCAATAAGAACAGTATCCTGTTCTTCGGGGCGCGGAGCGGGAACGGGCTGTGGAAGAGTACGGATTCCGGGGTAACCTGGACGAAGGTCACCTCTTTTACGAACGTAGGGACTTATATCCAAGATCCGGGGAATGAGTATCAGAGTGATATCGTGGGCTTGTCCTGGATTACTTTTGATAAAAGCACCGGCTCTGCCGGACAAGCCACCCAGACGATCTATGTCGGCGTGGCGGATACGGCCAAAAGTGTGTTCCGCAGTACGGACGGAGGAGCCACCTGGTCTGCACTGCCCGGCCAGCCCGTAGGCCTGCTTCCGCATCATGGGGAGCTGTCCGCCACCGGCGATCTGTACATTACTTACAGTGACGGGGTGGGACCATATGACGGACGCAAGGGCGAGGTCTGGAAATATAACACAACCAGCGGAATCTGGAAAAACATCAGCCCGACTACAGGGTCGGACAACTTCTACGGCTTCGGGGGGCTTGCGCTGGATGCCCAGCATCCGAATACGCTGATGGTTGCCAGCTTCAATGCCTGGTGGCCGGACGAGGTGATCTTCCGCAGTAAGGACGGCGGGGAGACCTGGAGCCGGATCTGGGATTGGGGCTTCTATCCGGAGCGCAATTACAAGTTCGAGATGGACATCACGGCGGCTCCGTGGCTGAATCTCGGGCTGACTTCAAGCTCACTTGATCCTGCGCCGAAGCTGGGCTGGATGATGGGCGATCTTGAGATTGACCCGTTCAACTCGGACCGGATGATGTATGGCACCGGCGCAACGATCTACGGTACGAATAATCTTGGCGACTGGGATACCGGCGGCAAGGTCAAAATCTCCGTCATGGCCAAGGGCGTTGAAGAGACAGCCGTACTCGGGCTGATCAGCCCGCCGGCGGGTGCTCATCTGATTACCGCGCTGGGGGATGTGTCGGGCTTCCGGTATGAAGATGTAACCGCGGTGCCGGTGAACTACCAGACGAGTCCCATCTGGGCGAGCACAAGTAGCATCGATTATGCGGAGCTGGACCCGGCCTATGTCGTTCGTGTCGGTGGTGCGGACAAAGAGAAATATCCGAACAGCAAGTCGGTCGGCATCTCGAATGACAACGGCAAGAACTGGTATATGCCGAATGCCGAGCCTGTAAAAGGAGGCAGCACCACGACAGGCAAGGGCCAGATCGCTGTCTCTGCAAACGGCAACGCGCTGCTGTGGAGCACTTCGGATATCGGGGTCTTTTATTCCAAGACGGGCGGTAATTCCTGGACGGCGAGCAGCGGTGTGCCTGCCGGAGCGAAGATTGCCTCGGACCGGGTGAATCCGAATAAATTCTATGGCTTCTATGAAGGCAAGCTCTATCTCAGTACAGATGGCGGAGCCACGTTCGCGGCAACAGCGGCAACAGGGCTGCCTGCCAATAACGTGAACGGCCTGCAGCCGGACCAGGCTCAGGTCAGTCTGAAGGCTATGCCGGGAATCGAAGGGGATATCTGGTTTGCCGGCGGACATCCGCTGGACAAGTATGGTATCTGGCATTCCACCAACTCGGGAGCAAGCTTCACCAAGCTTGTTAATGTGGAAGAAGCTGACCTGATCGGGTTCGGCAAGGCCGCGCCGGGTGAGAGCTATATGGCACTCTATACGGTAGCCCAGATTGATGGAGTCAGAGGCGTGTTCCGCTCGGATGACGCCGGGGCAAGCTGGGTGCGGATTAACGATGATGCCCACCAATATGCCAGAATCAACATGGCGATTACAGGCGATCCGCGGATCTATGGACGCGTGTATCTGGGATCCAACGGACGCGGCACCTTGTATGCTGATCCGGTGAATCCTCCGGCAGCAGGCTCTGTCATTACGCCGGTGACGGCCAGCTTCGACAAGAAGACGGAGAATCAGAACGATATTGATGTGACGCTGACCCTGAACGGGAATACCCTGGATTCGATCACGAACGGGGCTGCAGCGTTAACCGCCGGAACGGATTATACGGTGAGCGGTTCAACCGTGACGATTCATAAGGCCTATCTGGCGGCGCAGCCGGTGGGAACGACGGCGCTGAGCTTCCATTTCAGTGCCGGAGCTGCGAAGACCCTGACGATTACCATAGCAGATACAACGAATGCGGCTACGGATTCTGACATTACGCCGGTGACAGCGGGCTTCGATAAGAAGGCTGCGAATCAGAGTGACATTGAAGTGACGCTGACCCTGAACGGGAATACCCTGGATTCGATCACGAACAGGGCTACAGTGTTAACCGCCGGAACAGATTATACAGTTAGCGGTTCAACCGTGACGATTCACAAGGCTTATCTGGCAGCACAGCCGGTGGGGACAACAACGTTGAGCTTCCAGTTCAGTGCCGGAGCGGCAAAGACACTGGCCGTTACTATAGCTGATACGACTGCGCCAACAGGTGGCGGTCTCAAAGTCCAGATGTACAACAACACCACGGCTGCTGCATCGAATGCGCTGAGTCCGCGGATCAAGCTGGTGAATACCGGAACAGCTGCGGTATCCCTCGCCGATGTGAAGCTTAAGTACTATTACACCAGTGACGGTGAACAGGCCCAGAACTTCTTCTGTGACTGGTCGCAGATCGGAAGCGCCAATGTGACCGGAACGTTCGTGAAGCTTCCGGCGGCGGTGACCGGGGCAGATCATTATCTGGAGCTGGGCTTCACCGCAGCTGCAGGGTCGCTTGCTCCGGGAGCCAGCATCGATATCCAGCTGCGGGCCTCTAAGGTGGACTGGACAAACTATAACCAGGCTGATGATTATTCCTTTAATCCCACAGGCACAGCCTATGCTGATTGGGCTAAGCTTCCGGCGTATATCTCCGGCAGTCTGGTATGGGGAAATGAACCTTTGTAA
- a CDS encoding sigma-70 family RNA polymerase sigma factor: protein MTEEELHDCLQRMSKGEQEAFVLLHNRIRKQVYGTVSLLVNRQADVADVVNEIYIELFRCLPHYDRQRPFGAWLNGMIVRQCSSWNRRSWRRLRLMIRSRENASEVLYPGADAELLAEEQRGELMQLVSGLPPKLRSVIVLRYYGECSYDEIASALDIPLGTAKSRHHKALRKLRQQAAFTGEDEMKGDWTCLSRVN, encoded by the coding sequence ATGACGGAAGAGGAGCTTCACGATTGTCTGCAAAGGATGAGCAAGGGAGAGCAAGAAGCCTTTGTCTTGCTGCATAACCGGATCAGGAAGCAGGTGTACGGGACCGTCAGCCTGCTGGTGAACCGGCAGGCTGACGTAGCGGATGTAGTCAATGAAATCTACATCGAGCTGTTCCGCTGTCTGCCGCATTATGACCGCCAGCGGCCGTTCGGGGCTTGGCTGAACGGAATGATCGTCCGGCAGTGCAGCAGCTGGAACCGCCGAAGCTGGCGCAGGCTGCGTCTGATGATCCGCAGCCGGGAGAATGCTTCAGAGGTGTTGTATCCTGGGGCAGATGCAGAGCTTCTGGCGGAGGAGCAGCGGGGGGAGCTGATGCAGCTGGTCAGCGGGCTGCCGCCCAAGCTGCGCAGTGTCATTGTGCTGCGCTACTATGGGGAGTGCAGCTATGACGAAATTGCCTCGGCGCTGGACATCCCACTGGGAACAGCCAAATCCCGGCACCACAAGGCGCTGCGCAAGCTGCGGCAGCAGGCGGCTTTTACCGGAGAAGATGAGATGAAGGGGGACTGGACATGTCTGTCGAGAGTCAACTGA